Part of the Pseudoliparis swirei isolate HS2019 ecotype Mariana Trench chromosome 18, NWPU_hadal_v1, whole genome shotgun sequence genome is shown below.
catggagaggagttacagtgaggttggaggtagagcagtttctagtgaaaatgtagtcaaggtggttgccggctttgtgagtaggaggggagggactgagtgagaggttaaaggaagacagtaagagtaagagatcacatgacttctctgtctggatgttaaagtcacccagaaggaggagcggggggccgtgttccgagaagttcgacaggagggcgtctagctcttccaagaaatctcccaaagaaccagggggacggtagagaacaacaatgtgtagttgagccggatgagtaaccgtcacagcatggaactcaaaagtcagtgggataaagagtggaagcgggtagggcagggctccagactgcgaccaaatggtcgcattttgcgcctaaaattagacacagtgcgagtaaatttttcatcaactcgcgcatgcgtgaccagtaaattagcagattttttaattttttattaaatatttaagtgacaacatccggttttgcaaagttagcggaaagaaccacgtgaaacaacatccgtttttcaaaataagatgtcgacaaatcatacacgaacatataaaagtaaacaatgaactgattttgtatctttagagatagtttctgagatttagcttaaattatgctaacagtaaaacatttttactggaccaaggaagagtttataaaaataagtcagacttttgtatgttaagaaaagtcctgtatatagatttccccaagagttccaggaaatgaatgatgcagatgtgttccatacatatctgaaatcccctacaatagcaatcaaacaattttaatgtatcaattaggacatttttcaaagtaaaagtcctaaatgtttaaagaaatcggtaatttctttaatgtttgagttgctttatatatgtatttcctcatagtcctcatagcaataatgctatacaataaatagaatgcttcaatcaacaccgtgatcggtgatcggtattatcagatcggcagatactgatttcagtgatcggtgatcggcaccaaaaacctgatcggtgcatctctagaaaccaataaatgttttgattggccacatcgaagtgcaacatgcacatgctcaaggtacgttttctcttaaaatatgtttaaactcaatacagtaacttctgaagagttctctgttgtgactgttttgcagttcatgaaggcaaacaggcataagattgtatattgtcaaattatttatcagtaatacagtaaaaatgatgggaaaactttgcaagtcgatttatagtgtgcgcccctaaattttctgcttgcgcccctaaaattttaagttaggggccactgtgctcctagttaaaaaagttagtctggagccctggggtAGGGcgagaaacaccatttgggtgagatgagtaaacctgtatttccaccccgaccagagggtctgggtgtgtggctgaaggagaaggcagaggagagagcagccggggtagacgtgttgtctgctgtgatccaggtctcagtgagagccaggaagtcaagcgactgctccacagcaaagagatgaaaccggccttgcggttggctgactgacagttccagaggcctcctgtgacaaggtgctgggtgtgagtagaacgggtaggaaggataaccgaggaggggttccggtgcatgaatgaacgagtcctatagtaactacgagttgaaatacgcacaggtatggaaaatacacacatattcacaaaatggtggaatacacagccacccacgaagactccaacggaagactcctatgtctttgtcctccgagtcttcgtccgctgacgctaaagacccgatccggttatgagcccaagttggtgccaattacctccagccgcgttgacaccaccccttgctcgttggtattcaaatgacactcaattgaaaccaggtgatgacgctcgtccaatcagtgaagatgcAGGTGTCAGtaaacaggacacacctctctaccaaaaccaATCCTAAAACTGTACCTCTGTTGTATGTGTACCCCTGTTGTATGTGTGTCCCTGTTGTATGTGTGTCCCTTTGGGAAATATGTTGTAAAGTTATTTCTGATGCTGGGCTCTGTGATATGCTTATGGTCCAAATAGGTCACAAATTAATGAATGGGAATTATGTTTAAATTATTTCTTCTGGGAATTCAGTGCGTTACAAGTCTGTTCAGGTCAACAGCACATATATAGtaccaacacaacaacaacaacaacaacaacaacatatatagtctgtatatttagtattgtttttgtgttttatttgtatcttttattaatgctctaatgtgcacccgttgctgtgatcctgaagtttctaatctaatctaacagCATATATGTGTATCATACAACTGTGACAACACATAAGTAGTTTGATGTTTCTTCCACTTAGTTGTAAAGTGAATTACTATGCTGTTTACCACTGTGTAATACACATAGCACGTAATCATGAAACTCACAGTCTGTATGTTAATACTACTTATAGTTTCATAGTGTAATCCCATGTATGCCGCTTTGGTGTCATATTAAAGTTGTCATTACAGATGTGATACAGTGTCTTCCTCTGAAAAGTGCATGGTGCTGCATAGGAGGGAGTTGGTATATATGTTGTACTTGTTTGCCCATCGGAGCATTCTCAATGCCTGGATGCACATGAAACGATCCTTGCTAAACGATCAGCACAAATGTTGAGCAAAGATTTTAGCTTGCCCATGTAGGTGACATTTGCAACCCTTGTTAAATACATTCAGCAGCTTGAATCAATTTGTCATACATTTTTTAACAACTATAATGCACTTTTGTTCTAATAACACCCTGAATCACAACATAAGTTATCGAAAACTCGAGTTGTATGCATTGAGTAGGAAACTTTGAAGGTTATAAATCACCCACTTTGGGTGCCTCATAACCAAGAGGTGTTCTTGTGGATGTCAATCAAGGATACAAAaagaaagttaaatatgagcTATGTAgtgtgacttttttcttttggacTAGACTTTTAATATTTCGTTTTAAATACATGTTAAGAACATTCTAGTTAACAATGTAGAACAAAGATAAATATGACTCATAATTGAGAATGATCTGGTTACTCACCATCCACTTACTGCTACCACTGCTAAGTAACATTAGGCGAGAGTGGATAATGATATATGAACAAATAAGtttatttacatataatatattatacatattataaataatgtatatatacattatatatatacaaataatatatattatatataaataatatataaataaataatatattataatatatatatataaataaataaataccaatGCAATTtagaaaaagtaataaaaaacctttaataaaaacataaaagacCTCCATCTGCACATTATAAAACCCATCACAACTCTCCAAAGTATTGTTGTATTTCACAGCGTTAACTCTCGACGCCATATTTGTCAAAGTGTCTCATGACGATGCTGAGCTCGAGCTCCACTGTCCCCATGGCCTCGGTGTGCAGTCGGTATCTGTCCGCCCCGCTGTACACGAGGTCCGGGCTGCGGAGCTGCGGTCCTCCGCCGACAAACATTTGCGCCAGCTGCTCTTGCCAGGAGCCGAGCGGCCTCCAGGTCACGCAGTGTATCCGGTGATGTCCCGGGCTGGACGGGACGTGGCAGTACCCGTAACCGTACAGCTGGCAGCGCCCGAAAGAGTCCTGGTGCCACACCTGGAAGTGCAGCTTCGGCCAGCCGTGGAGTCCCTTAGTCGCGTAGTGCAGATCGATCGGGTGACTCCAGTACGCCACTTCTCCCGTCTGGGGGACATCCACCTGGGTCTGACCCTCCTTCAGCCCGGACAGAAGGCGCCATGCTCCTCCCGTGTGGACTCCCCATTTGCAAAATAGACTGCTCTGCGGGAAACCAGTGGCCCCAACGATCTGGCCTATAATGTGGAGCTCGGCCATGTTGCCAAAGTGCtcgcacacacaaatatatcgAGCACCGAGGGCTCTTTTCTCGGGATTTCTAGTCCGAGTTCAGCCGCTAGTTTAACGGCGAGCAGAGGCTAGCGCCACAGCTCTCGTCTCCTTGGTAACTGAGCTTGCTGGACACTCTGTTCATTTATCCCTGATTTCAGTTTCTCAGGCAGCACATCCTGTTCCAATGTGAACAGATTATGCATTGCTAAATGgcatttagacacacacattccaacATTTCCCAAATGAGATGCATTGTTTTGTAACTATACCAGATATATAGCTAATTTAACTCTAGTTAATTTATTGCGGTGACACGAATTTAAAAACTGCTGCCTGGCAGGACACGCGGAGGGCAAAATGTGTTGGAGCAAGGATTTAAACAGGCTTTGGATTCTGGAAACAACTGACTGTGAAACACTGCCGTCCCACGGCAGTAGTACTTTATTTTGTTGAAGCACTGTATGGTTTACAAATTTcaggtatatacatatatattatattatatatatataatattatatatatatatatatatatatatatatgtttatacctGAAATGCTTGTTTCCCCGCAGCAATTAAACTGATCGAGCATTACAATTTCTCGGGATAAAAAAAGTTGCATCTTATCTTAATTCCTCTAGTTTAGTAATGAGCTATCAGATATGGAAGTAATGGGCCTTTATCAACATTgtatacaataaaaaacactggTATTATGAGTACAATTACCAATAACTCATGTTTTTCAGGGCAGTTTAAAGGTTGCGTCggaatgcacacacaaaactaGAAGCCTGAAACTGAATCCAGCCACCATTCGCGGTTTTTTTAACAcctgcacttttctttttttgacacTGAAAAAACACCTTCATACTTTTGGTGACATAATGCATGAAGCTAAATCATCAGTTCcatttttattgattatttgttttaattgtcaAATTGTATTGGCTAAAATAACTTGGCTGTACAAACTCTTAACACATTGCAGAGAATGTTCGGGAAACGGTTTTGAGCTATGGATGACAATAATGGGATTGTTAGCGGAAGTGTCCAGGCCACTGCCAATCATGTCACACACAACTTTAATTGTTACATTTTTTGCCATGACTATCAAATGTTATTAAGAAATGCTTAGAAATAAGTGCTCACAAGCTTTTAATATGCGACTGCCGCAACTtgtctctctgttcttcatTCAGTCGGATCCAACTCTGGAAAGACATTTCAAGGGTCACAGGGACAATGTTACAAGTGTGGACTTCAGCTGCAACATGAAACAGATTGGTAACTTCTACTTAATTTTACTCTTTGTCTGCAACCAAATAATTTGCTGCACATGCTTACTGTTATCTTTGTATGTGATTGTATGTAATGGTATGTTTTCTACACGATGAGTTCAGTTGACACTCCTGtgctccctcctctcccagCCACAGGCTCTATGGACTCCTGTGTGATGATCTGGAACATGAAAACTCAGATGCGAGCGTATCGTTTTGATGGACACAAAGAGGCTGTCCTTTCTGTTCAGTTCTCTCCTTCTGGCCACCTGGTGGCCTCTGCCTCCAGAGACAAGACTGTTCGTCTTTGGGTGCCCAGCATGTGAGTTTGGAAGTTTTCTACCTTTGGTTTTTGGTTACATCCCTATCATCtcattattattgtattgcACTAGAAAGCTTTCACAAAGGACAATGTGGCcgactaaaaataaacaaaactcgACAGTTGTACTGAATCGTCTGCCTTTGCCAACACACAAGAAGGCACACTTTTCAGATCAcccacttgtttttgtttttggtaaTTTGTTTGAAATGTTGTCTTGGTGTTTGTGGGTGTGTACAGGAAGGCTGAGTCAACATCTTTCAAGGCTCACATTGCCACCGTGCGCAGCGTTAACTTTTCTGGTGATGGACTGAATCTGGTCACAGCCTCCGACGACAAGACCATCAAAGTGTGGACCGTCCACAGGCAAAagtttctcttctctctgaaCCAGCACATCAACTGGGTCCGCTGTGCCAAGTACGATGCACACACGCATAGTTTTCTCAagatattatgtattattatatattatatatttttattctttgttgtatatacatatagatagatTTGATACATGTTACTGTCATACAACTTTGATGAATACATGTCACTTGTAACAACTGTAGCTGAAGACTGTAGCAGTTTTTGATCTAGAAATGTCTACAAATCTTTTTGCAGATTTTCTCCAGACGATCGTTTGATTGTGTCGTGCAGTGATGATAAGACCATAAAGCTGTGGGACAAGAATAGCCGAGAGTGTATTCATTCTTTCTATGAACATGCTGGGTGAGCaattgaaatacaaataaataaactagttGGAGGGGTAAAATGTGGATGAGAAATGTTGTCAAAATTAATTGTTAATTAATTGTAATTATTATGTAATTGTTTATTCTGATATGTTTTGTGAATGTTGAGGTTGTATAGTGTTATTTAATGAGTGTAAAtaatcctttaaaaaatgttttattacatttacactgatgtttcaacaacaacaacaataactgagAAAGGCTACTACAGGTTCAATGTGTTCTGTCTAAATCCCTGTAAACAAAGGCACTGAACATCTACTCATTCATCACAGACTTTTCTAAAAGCATCATCCAGAAGCCTTTTTACATTTGGTGCTTTCCAATTAATATTTCAGATCAAATATTTGGTGTTAGGGGAATTAACCTGCTGGAATAGTTATGTTTATGTAATGTAAAACAATCTTGGCCAAAgatctaattgttttaaatgtcatgttttCTTTCTACCAAGTTATGCAAACCATGTGGAATTCCACCCCAGTGGAACATGCATTGCTGCAGCCAGCACTGACAACTCTGTGAAGGTGTGGGACATCAGATCACATAAGATGCTGCAGCACTACCAAGGTAAAGACGCCTCAAACTGTTAAAGGAAGTATTTAGTTTCCAATAATACCATTTTAAGATTACAGAAGACTACATAATTAAATTACTGCATGTTCATAGCTTTAATGcaaagtcatttatatatttaagaaaCATTAATTGAATTATTTACTACATGTATTTGCCCCCTCTAAACACTctttatatctctatatattatgtttttagAAGCTTTACATTTAAACAACACAGGTGAGTTTTACACACTTGTATATTAAACAAGATCCATAACACAGTAAAGACAATTGCaaagtgtttgtgtttgggAGAAAAATGTCTTGAGGTGTTATGCCTCACCTTTAAACACTTTGACCAATACAGCGATTGACTGAAATCACACCAAGATCAAATTAAAGCTTTAAAGCTCTCGATTAAAGTGGTAATCAAGATATCCTTGCATATTCAATAAGCCAAATGTTGATGCCTTTTGTCAGTCTGCCTCTCGGTCTGATTATTCTAATCAGCACTCTTAAATGGATTTCAGTTGTGAGATCTAATAATGGATAATCACATCTGTCTGAGGAGATGGGGCATGAAGATAAaagcttttcctctcctctcatgtc
Proteins encoded:
- the b9d2 gene encoding B9 domain-containing protein 2: MAELHIIGQIVGATGFPQSSLFCKWGVHTGGAWRLLSGLKEGQTQVDVPQTGEVAYWSHPIDLHYATKGLHGWPKLHFQVWHQDSFGRCQLYGYGYCHVPSSPGHHRIHCVTWRPLGSWQEQLAQMFVGGGPQLRSPDLVYSGADRYRLHTEAMGTVELELSIVMRHFDKYGVES